One genomic segment of Streptomyces sp. RerS4 includes these proteins:
- a CDS encoding response regulator transcription factor has protein sequence MIRVVVVDDEALVRSGFGLILGVADDIEVVATASGGDALDTVREHRPDVVLLDIRMPDLDGLTVLAQLRALPDPPVVAMLTTFDTDEYVLTALHSGAAGFLLKDTEPDQLHQLVRTLAAGGVVMSSKASRSLLRTHPGAGPAAVDEEAARVKRLSDRERDVLVLLAEGLSNADIGTRLHLGTGTVKDHVSSILTKLRVAGRVQAALLAQRAGLLDAGREGR, from the coding sequence GTGATTCGGGTAGTGGTGGTGGATGACGAGGCGCTGGTGCGATCCGGTTTCGGCCTCATCCTGGGCGTGGCGGACGACATCGAGGTCGTCGCCACGGCGTCGGGCGGGGACGCCCTCGACACGGTGCGGGAACACCGTCCCGATGTCGTCCTCCTCGATATCCGGATGCCGGACCTGGACGGTCTCACGGTGCTGGCTCAGTTGCGCGCCCTGCCCGATCCCCCTGTCGTGGCGATGCTCACCACCTTCGACACCGACGAGTACGTCCTCACGGCCCTCCACTCGGGCGCGGCCGGTTTCCTCCTCAAGGACACCGAACCGGATCAACTCCACCAGTTGGTCAGGACGTTGGCCGCCGGTGGAGTGGTGATGTCCTCCAAGGCCTCCCGGAGCCTGTTGCGCACGCATCCAGGTGCCGGGCCTGCGGCCGTGGACGAGGAGGCGGCCCGCGTGAAGCGGTTGAGCGACCGGGAGCGGGACGTGCTCGTCCTGCTGGCGGAAGGCTTGTCCAACGCCGATATCGGAACCCGTCTGCATCTGGGCACCGGCACGGTCAAGGACCACGTCAGCTCCATCCTCACCAAACTGCGGGTGGCCGGCCGCGTCCAGGCGGCGCTGCTCGCCCAGCGGGCCGGGCTGCTGGATGCCGGCCGGGAAGGCCGGTGA
- a CDS encoding DUF418 domain-containing protein, translated as MTQMQPPLKTSPPEPRTSPQPAAATPRGPSLGRLVGVDLARALAVFGMYIVHIGPPLSATDGVAGWVRYLADGHSSVLFATLAGFSLMLIAGRREPKTGLAGRQAKARIAIRAVVLLALGTALAMEYGDVIILAFYGVYFLLALPLVRLRAGTLAMIAAGLALVTPQLAFVLKSLLSESVQQSVNAYDPLEKLSDVGVLDLLLTGFYPTITWMPFVVAGMALARLDLSATTVQRRLAALGAALTVAAYGTSLLLAGKDALRSTAEGGKSSAGSEAASSAGGSFDAQGSASELLSAGPHSGTTFDIIGSVGVAILVIVCATVLMDRLPLLHRLAKPIIAVGAMSLTAYVGHFVVQSAVGIPTGESSQVSWGPVLTFILGAIVFAALWSRFFRRGPLEHLLNAATKPAEYVR; from the coding sequence ATGACACAGATGCAGCCGCCCCTGAAGACGTCGCCTCCTGAGCCTCGCACCTCGCCCCAGCCCGCCGCGGCGACCCCGCGCGGTCCCTCGCTGGGACGCCTCGTCGGGGTGGACCTGGCCCGCGCGTTGGCGGTGTTCGGGATGTACATCGTCCACATCGGCCCCCCGCTGTCGGCCACGGACGGGGTCGCCGGCTGGGTCCGCTACCTGGCCGACGGTCACTCGTCGGTGCTGTTCGCCACCCTCGCCGGGTTCTCGCTCATGCTGATCGCCGGCCGTCGGGAGCCGAAGACCGGTCTGGCCGGCCGGCAGGCGAAGGCGCGGATCGCGATCCGCGCCGTGGTCCTGCTGGCGCTGGGCACCGCGCTGGCGATGGAGTACGGGGACGTGATCATCCTCGCCTTCTACGGTGTCTACTTCCTCCTCGCCCTGCCCCTGGTGCGACTGCGCGCCGGGACGCTGGCGATGATCGCGGCCGGGCTCGCACTGGTCACCCCGCAGCTGGCGTTCGTCCTGAAATCCCTGCTGAGCGAGTCCGTCCAGCAGAGCGTCAACGCCTACGACCCGCTCGAGAAGCTCAGCGACGTGGGAGTGCTCGATCTGCTGCTCACCGGCTTCTACCCGACGATCACGTGGATGCCGTTCGTGGTCGCCGGGATGGCGCTGGCCCGCCTCGACCTGTCCGCCACCACCGTCCAGCGACGCCTGGCCGCGCTCGGTGCCGCCCTCACCGTCGCCGCGTACGGCACGTCCCTGCTGCTGGCGGGCAAGGACGCGCTGCGGAGCACGGCGGAGGGCGGGAAGTCGTCGGCCGGCTCCGAGGCGGCGTCCTCCGCCGGCGGATCCTTCGACGCCCAGGGGTCGGCCTCGGAGCTGTTGTCCGCCGGGCCGCACAGCGGCACCACGTTCGACATCATCGGCAGCGTGGGCGTCGCGATCCTCGTGATCGTGTGCGCGACGGTGCTGATGGACCGTCTGCCGCTCCTGCACCGTCTGGCGAAACCGATCATCGCCGTGGGCGCCATGTCCCTGACCGCGTACGTCGGCCACTTCGTCGTGCAGTCCGCGGTGGGCATCCCGACCGGCGAAAGCAGCCAGGTGTCCTGGGGACCCGTGCTGACGTTCATCCTCGGGGCGATCGTGTTCGCCGCGCTCTGGTCCCGCTTCTTCCGTCGCGGACCGCTGGAGCATCTGCTCAACGCCGCCACCAAGCCGGCCGAGTACGTCCGTTGA
- a CDS encoding sensor histidine kinase, which yields MWNRVPPAARDAALVALAALDAWLNLWDGTPLGLALAAIACGALALRRRFPPAVFLLTLPATLFQDILVAPVAALYTLAERSRDRRLLGVCVFLSAAAMAIHAPLKDDPSTSRAWTLIFLLYNLATATAPVLLGQLVQARRDLARRLVEIEEAREHERELHAQAVLARERAQLAREMHDVVSHQVSLIAIQAGAMQVAAKDAGSREAARTIRSLSVDTLDELRTMVTLLRASGGAATELTPQPTLADLRGLVASSGIEAELTGDLPASVGTPAQRALYRTVQEALTNVRKHAPGATATVELWHDGDAVGVTVTNGPPSRPSLPLPGAHQGLLGLQERADILHGTFEAGPTDEGGYRVRLRIPSRAD from the coding sequence CTGTGGAACCGGGTACCGCCGGCCGCGCGGGATGCCGCTCTGGTGGCCCTCGCCGCGCTGGACGCGTGGCTCAACCTCTGGGACGGCACCCCGCTCGGCCTCGCGCTCGCCGCGATCGCCTGCGGCGCCCTGGCCCTGCGTCGGCGGTTCCCGCCGGCCGTCTTCCTCCTCACCCTGCCGGCCACACTGTTCCAGGACATCCTGGTCGCCCCGGTCGCCGCCCTGTACACCCTGGCCGAACGCTCGCGTGACCGCCGTCTGCTCGGCGTGTGCGTCTTCTTGTCCGCGGCCGCCATGGCGATACACGCTCCGCTGAAGGACGACCCGTCGACCAGCCGGGCATGGACGCTGATCTTCTTGCTCTACAACCTGGCGACGGCCACCGCTCCGGTCCTGCTGGGTCAGCTGGTCCAGGCACGGAGGGACTTGGCCCGGCGTCTGGTGGAGATCGAGGAGGCGCGGGAGCACGAGCGCGAGCTGCACGCGCAGGCCGTCCTGGCCCGGGAACGCGCCCAGCTGGCGCGCGAGATGCACGACGTCGTCTCCCACCAGGTCAGCCTCATCGCGATTCAGGCCGGAGCCATGCAGGTGGCGGCCAAGGACGCGGGCAGCAGGGAAGCGGCCCGCACCATCCGCTCCCTGAGCGTGGACACGCTCGACGAGCTGCGCACCATGGTCACTCTGCTGCGCGCCTCCGGCGGAGCCGCGACGGAACTCACCCCGCAGCCCACCCTCGCCGACCTGCGCGGACTGGTGGCGTCCAGCGGCATCGAAGCGGAGCTCACGGGCGATCTCCCGGCCTCCGTGGGCACGCCCGCCCAGCGCGCTCTGTACCGCACGGTGCAGGAAGCACTGACCAACGTCCGCAAACACGCCCCCGGAGCCACGGCGACCGTCGAGCTGTGGCACGACGGTGACGCCGTCGGCGTGACGGTCACCAACGGCCCGCCGTCCCGCCCCTCCCTGCCCCTGCCCGGCGCGCACCAGGGCCTGCTGGGCCTCCAGGAGCGCGCCGACATCCTGCACGGCACCTTCGAGGCCGGCCCGACCGACGAGGGCGGCTACCGGGTGCGCCTGCGCATCCCGTCCCGCGCGGACTGA
- the araA gene encoding L-arabinose isomerase has protein sequence MPSPTSPAQEIWFLTGSQGLYGEETLKQVAEQSRQIAGTLADASGIPARVVWKPVLTDADAIRRTCLDANADDRCIGLIAWMHTFSPAKMWIAGLDALRKPLLHLHTQSNMALPWDTIDMDFMNLNQAAHGDREFGHIQARLGVPRKTVAGHVSDPATTARLVIWARAAAARSELATLKVARFGDNMRDVAVTEGDKVEAQLRFGVSVNTYGVNDLVEVVDSADETQVASLVKEYEDLYEPAPELRAGGERHDSLRYAARIEAGLRTFLEAGGFGAFTTNFEDLGGLRQLPGLAVQRLMAQGYGFGGEGDWKTAVLLRALKVAAAGLPGGTSFMEDYTYDLTPGNELILGAHMLEVCPTLASARPRCEIHPLGIGGREDPVRLVFDAAPGPAVVVGLADLGDRFRLIANDIDVVAPPHPLPALPVARAVWRPRPDLRTSTESWLTAGGPHHTVLSTALTSDHLDDLAEMLRLELALINETTTPKQFRRDLRWNQAYYRLAQGM, from the coding sequence GTGCCCAGCCCCACGTCCCCCGCCCAGGAAATCTGGTTCCTCACCGGCAGCCAGGGCCTGTACGGGGAGGAGACGCTGAAGCAGGTCGCCGAACAGTCGCGGCAGATCGCCGGCACGCTGGCCGACGCCTCCGGAATTCCCGCCCGCGTGGTGTGGAAGCCGGTGCTGACCGACGCCGACGCCATCCGCCGGACGTGCCTCGACGCGAACGCCGACGACCGCTGCATCGGTCTCATCGCCTGGATGCACACCTTCTCGCCGGCCAAGATGTGGATCGCCGGACTGGACGCGCTGCGCAAGCCGTTGCTGCACCTGCACACCCAGTCGAACATGGCCCTGCCCTGGGACACGATCGACATGGACTTCATGAACCTCAACCAAGCCGCGCACGGGGACCGCGAGTTCGGACACATCCAGGCGCGTCTGGGCGTACCTCGCAAGACCGTGGCCGGGCACGTCAGCGACCCGGCGACGACCGCACGCCTCGTGATCTGGGCGCGGGCGGCCGCCGCGCGATCCGAGCTGGCCACCCTCAAGGTCGCCCGCTTCGGCGACAACATGCGCGACGTGGCCGTCACCGAGGGCGACAAGGTCGAGGCCCAGTTGCGCTTCGGCGTATCGGTCAACACCTACGGCGTCAACGACCTGGTGGAGGTCGTCGACAGCGCGGACGAAACCCAGGTGGCCTCTCTCGTCAAGGAGTACGAGGACCTCTACGAGCCGGCGCCGGAACTGCGCGCGGGAGGCGAACGGCACGACTCGCTGCGCTACGCGGCCCGCATCGAGGCCGGACTGCGCACCTTCCTCGAAGCGGGTGGCTTCGGCGCCTTCACCACCAACTTCGAGGACCTGGGCGGACTGCGCCAGTTGCCCGGCCTCGCGGTCCAGCGGCTCATGGCCCAGGGGTACGGCTTCGGCGGAGAGGGCGACTGGAAGACCGCCGTACTGCTGCGCGCCCTCAAGGTGGCCGCCGCCGGCCTCCCGGGCGGCACCTCCTTCATGGAGGACTACACCTACGACCTGACGCCCGGCAACGAGCTGATCCTCGGAGCGCACATGCTGGAGGTCTGCCCCACCCTCGCGTCCGCCAGGCCCCGTTGCGAGATCCACCCGCTCGGCATCGGCGGTCGGGAGGACCCGGTGCGGCTGGTGTTCGACGCCGCCCCCGGCCCGGCCGTGGTGGTCGGTCTCGCCGACCTCGGCGACCGCTTCCGCCTGATCGCCAACGACATCGACGTGGTGGCACCACCGCACCCGCTGCCCGCCCTGCCCGTGGCCCGCGCCGTCTGGCGGCCCCGCCCCGACCTGCGGACCTCCACCGAATCCTGGCTGACGGCCGGAGGACCACACCACACCGTCCTCAGCACCGCCCTCACCTCGGACCACCTGGACGACCTGGCGGAAATGCTCCGCCTGGAACTCGCCCTCATCAACGAGACCACCACCCCCAAGCAGTTCCGGCGCGACCTCCGCTGGAACCAGGCGTACTACCGGCTGGCACAGGGCATGTGA